In the Natronobacterium texcoconense genome, one interval contains:
- a CDS encoding class I SAM-dependent methyltransferase has protein sequence MADDGRKSNGTTVAGYDRLVQQRSDLETSPWAGSAYQRYYVWPAVRSILPTVSGTTVLDAGCGIGDYSEWFLDHGSEVVGVDASSEAIATAERRLGSRATFYCADLTEQLEFASENQFDLVFANLVLGHIENWRPVLAEFGRVLTADGSLVFTVIHPVRRYRRHRDELASYYDVDSYVLEWGDTGAAVEQYHRPIAEIIDSLVETEFCIDQFREITPREEYRDANPERYEKATEEPDTLCVRAEPRPEPRC, from the coding sequence ATGGCTGACGACGGACGAAAGTCGAACGGTACCACCGTAGCAGGCTACGACCGACTGGTCCAGCAACGGAGTGACCTCGAAACGAGTCCGTGGGCGGGGAGTGCGTATCAACGATACTACGTCTGGCCCGCCGTCCGGTCGATTCTTCCGACTGTATCGGGAACGACGGTTCTCGACGCGGGCTGTGGAATCGGTGACTACAGCGAGTGGTTCCTCGACCACGGTTCGGAGGTCGTCGGCGTCGACGCCAGTTCCGAGGCGATCGCGACTGCCGAGCGTCGGCTGGGGTCTCGCGCTACGTTCTACTGCGCCGACCTTACCGAGCAACTAGAGTTCGCATCCGAAAACCAGTTCGACCTCGTGTTCGCCAATCTCGTCCTTGGCCACATCGAGAACTGGCGGCCGGTGTTAGCAGAGTTCGGGAGAGTCCTCACTGCCGACGGTTCCCTGGTGTTCACGGTGATCCATCCGGTTCGACGGTACCGACGACATCGAGACGAACTGGCGAGTTACTACGACGTCGACTCGTACGTCCTCGAGTGGGGCGACACCGGAGCGGCCGTCGAACAGTATCATCGCCCGATCGCGGAGATTATCGACTCGCTCGTGGAAACCGAGTTCTGCATAGACCAGTTTCGAGAGATAACCCCGCGAGAGGAGTACAGAGACGCCAATCCCGAACGATACGAGAAAGCTACGGAAGAGCCCGACACGCTGTGTGTGCGTGCAGAGCCCCGGCCTGAACCGCGCTGCTGA
- a CDS encoding transcription initiation factor IIB produces MSQMSVNAVERTQTPQTEREAVRRQEGSCPECDGRIRPDDDRGERVCSDCGLVSDDAEIDYGPEWRSTEGDENSRRRVGAPITQRRHDKGLSTTIGWEDRDAYGNELSARKRARLNRLRTWNERFTSKDSRERNLKQAFGELERMASALGLPEPCRETAAMIYRQAAEADLLLGRSIEAVATASLYAAARQHGTPRTFSTFESVSRVDEPPTQRAYRQLSSELGLEIAPPDPDQYLRQFTSSLEVTEETERVAREVLAAAKEEQLHVGKNPAGVAAAAIYAAGRLANDHVTQETIDDATGVSKFTIRNRYQELLDAYGIYEE; encoded by the coding sequence ATGTCCCAAATGAGCGTCAACGCGGTCGAGCGGACTCAGACCCCGCAAACGGAACGTGAGGCCGTGCGGCGGCAGGAAGGGAGCTGTCCGGAGTGTGACGGTCGGATTCGGCCGGACGACGACCGTGGCGAACGCGTGTGTTCGGACTGCGGGTTAGTGTCCGACGACGCGGAGATCGACTACGGCCCCGAGTGGCGGTCCACCGAGGGAGACGAGAACAGTCGGCGGCGAGTCGGTGCCCCGATCACACAGCGCAGACACGACAAAGGGCTCAGTACGACGATCGGCTGGGAGGACAGGGACGCCTACGGAAACGAACTCTCCGCTCGCAAGCGAGCCCGGCTCAACCGACTGCGAACCTGGAACGAGCGGTTCACCTCGAAGGACTCTCGAGAGCGAAACCTCAAACAGGCGTTCGGCGAACTCGAGCGCATGGCGTCGGCGCTCGGCCTCCCCGAACCGTGTCGCGAGACCGCCGCGATGATCTACCGGCAAGCGGCCGAAGCGGACCTGCTTCTCGGACGGTCGATCGAGGCAGTAGCGACAGCCAGTCTCTACGCCGCTGCCCGCCAGCACGGGACGCCGCGAACGTTCAGCACGTTCGAGTCGGTGAGCCGCGTCGACGAACCACCGACCCAGCGAGCGTACCGACAGCTCTCGAGCGAACTCGGCCTCGAGATCGCACCACCTGATCCCGATCAGTATCTCCGGCAGTTCACCTCGAGTCTCGAGGTGACCGAAGAGACCGAACGCGTCGCTCGAGAGGTTCTCGCCGCGGCGAAAGAGGAGCAACTCCACGTCGGGAAGAACCCAGCCGGCGTCGCGGCCGCGGCGATCTACGCGGCCGGCCGGCTAGCGAACGACCACGTCACCCAGGAAACGATCGACGACGCGACCGGCGTGAGCAAGTTCACGATCCGGAACCGGTACCAGGAGCTACTGGACGCGTACGGGATCTACGAGGAGTAG
- a CDS encoding RNA-guided endonuclease TnpB family protein: MTTITKTLQATFAPPTAHKQSKLNDLLDTYRDGLQEAFDAGASTMSAVSDIVTPYDLPYQAKAALCNYVPKLRKTYNAQELDDEHPIRLTNQAAKFDHSEERDYEFTWWVPRPGRGTNFWIPLRINPDQEDLWHGLVSEDAKAGEIRLQKHRKSWVLHVTVEYPVEEPATDGDATHIGLDIGETALITGCALKDGSPTDPFVCSGSRAKHLRKEMHTTLKRLQERDASEWRIEDRFLHYQNALTDIVEKASRQAVEYARQFENPVLVMEDLTYIRERLDYGKYMNRRLHSWAFAQLQGRIEDKATEAGIPVEYVNPAYTSQTCHSCHRIGRRDSQAEFRCPNDDCHVSTFQADINASANIARRVDPWGESVPLDKAERDDSSRDGRGCDTAMAHREKSVPAQMTLTAFQESEPSASVHETGGLVQPARTEGSGDDD, translated from the coding sequence GTGACAACGATAACTAAGACACTTCAAGCGACGTTCGCCCCACCGACAGCCCACAAGCAGTCGAAACTCAACGACCTGCTCGACACGTACCGTGACGGTCTGCAAGAGGCGTTTGACGCCGGGGCAAGTACCATGTCGGCGGTGAGCGACATCGTGACGCCCTACGACCTGCCGTATCAGGCCAAAGCAGCACTCTGCAACTACGTCCCGAAACTCCGTAAGACGTACAACGCGCAGGAGTTGGACGACGAACACCCAATACGGCTCACGAATCAGGCTGCCAAGTTCGACCACTCCGAGGAACGCGACTACGAGTTCACGTGGTGGGTTCCGCGTCCCGGTCGGGGAACGAACTTCTGGATTCCACTCCGAATCAACCCCGATCAGGAAGATCTCTGGCATGGCCTCGTATCGGAAGACGCGAAGGCGGGCGAGATACGGCTTCAGAAGCATCGGAAGAGCTGGGTACTGCACGTCACCGTCGAGTACCCAGTCGAAGAACCAGCGACAGACGGTGACGCCACACACATCGGCTTGGACATCGGAGAAACTGCCCTGATAACGGGCTGTGCCCTCAAGGACGGTTCTCCGACTGACCCGTTCGTGTGTAGCGGAAGCAGAGCGAAGCATCTCCGCAAAGAGATGCACACGACCCTGAAACGACTCCAAGAGCGTGACGCATCCGAGTGGCGAATTGAAGACCGCTTCTTGCACTACCAGAACGCGCTCACCGACATCGTGGAGAAGGCGTCTCGGCAGGCCGTCGAGTACGCCCGACAGTTCGAGAACCCTGTGTTGGTGATGGAGGACTTGACGTACATCCGTGAGCGTCTCGACTACGGGAAGTACATGAACCGTCGCCTTCACTCGTGGGCGTTCGCCCAACTCCAAGGGCGCATCGAGGACAAGGCGACGGAAGCAGGCATCCCAGTCGAGTACGTGAACCCGGCGTACACCTCGCAGACGTGCCACTCGTGCCACCGCATCGGTCGGCGGGACTCCCAAGCCGAGTTCCGGTGTCCGAACGACGACTGCCACGTTTCGACGTTTCAGGCCGACATCAACGCTTCCGCGAATATCGCACGACGGGTTGACCCGTGGGGAGAGAGCGTCCCGCTTGACAAGGCGGAACGCGATGACTCGTCTCGGGATGGGCGCGGTTGTGACACCGCCATGGCTCACCGTGAGAAGAGCGTACCAGCGCAGATGACGCTCACGGCGTTCCAAGAGTCGGAACCCTCTGCCAGCGTTCACGAGACCGGAGGTCTCGTGCAGCCCGCCAGAACCGAAGGTTCTGGAGACGACGACTAA
- a CDS encoding SDR family oxidoreductase produces the protein MVAVTEPEVFFTGFPGFLGSALLERVLARGDGPVACLVQPQYLETARRRAQEITDGIDGVDKDAIRLYEGDITEPDLGLDDESLESVRELYHLAAVYDLAVDRDLAEAVNVRGTEHVLEFAEDCDVDRLHYVSTCYVSGRYDGVFTEDHLQEGQSFNNHYEETKYRAEVAVQKRMDAGLPATIYRPAIVVGDSRTGETDKYDGPYYLLRLLLAQPSRFSLAFSLPDSSDAELNVVPRDYVVDAIASLSDREETVGEVYQLCDPAPLPVPRFVETLATAAGHRTVTLPTTKQVARAVSSRLSSSLPLEPATLDYLDHPTRYACPKTRQALEGSGIAVPAFESYVDRLVGYVLENPDVGDEAMV, from the coding sequence GTGGTTGCCGTGACCGAGCCCGAAGTCTTCTTCACCGGGTTCCCGGGGTTTCTCGGTTCGGCGCTGCTCGAGCGCGTCCTCGCCCGCGGCGACGGACCGGTCGCCTGTCTGGTCCAGCCACAGTACCTCGAGACGGCTCGACGGCGGGCACAGGAGATCACCGACGGAATCGATGGAGTCGACAAAGATGCGATTCGGCTCTACGAAGGTGACATCACCGAACCCGACCTCGGACTGGACGACGAGTCGCTCGAGAGCGTCCGCGAACTGTACCACCTCGCGGCGGTCTACGACCTCGCAGTCGACCGCGACCTGGCGGAAGCGGTCAACGTCCGGGGCACCGAGCACGTTCTCGAGTTCGCCGAGGACTGCGACGTGGATCGGCTCCACTACGTCAGCACCTGTTACGTCAGCGGCCGCTACGACGGCGTGTTCACTGAAGACCACCTGCAGGAGGGCCAGTCGTTCAACAACCACTACGAGGAGACCAAGTACCGCGCGGAGGTCGCGGTGCAGAAGCGAATGGACGCGGGTCTGCCAGCGACGATCTACCGGCCCGCGATCGTCGTCGGCGACAGTCGAACCGGCGAGACCGACAAGTACGACGGCCCCTACTACCTGCTTCGACTCCTGCTCGCCCAGCCCTCGCGGTTCTCGCTGGCGTTCTCGCTCCCGGACTCGAGCGACGCCGAGCTAAACGTCGTCCCCAGGGACTACGTCGTCGACGCCATCGCCTCCCTCAGCGACCGCGAGGAGACCGTCGGCGAGGTCTACCAGCTCTGTGATCCCGCGCCGCTTCCAGTTCCGCGGTTCGTCGAAACCCTCGCGACGGCGGCCGGCCACCGTACCGTCACGCTGCCGACGACGAAGCAGGTCGCTCGCGCGGTGTCGAGCCGGCTCTCGTCGTCGCTGCCGCTCGAGCCCGCCACCCTCGACTACCTCGACCACCCGACGCGGTACGCCTGTCCGAAGACGAGACAGGCGCTCGAGGGCAGTGGTATCGCGGTGCCGGCGTTCGAATCCTACGTCGATCGACTGGTCGGGTACGTTCTCGAGAATCCCGACGTCGGCGACGAAGCGATGGTGTGA
- a CDS encoding succinic semialdehyde dehydrogenase: MEQTSGSQILGATTLESSRLERLAARIETTGDGASLEVRTPVTDEAIGSVPSCTADDAAAAVERARSAQAAWERAPIDERAAILERFGDLVLKRREELLDIVQLETGKARHHAVEEVLDVPLTCSYYAANGSSILADADRSGAVPLASDATVTYDPVGVVGVISPWNYPLTLAMTDAIPALLAGNAVVCKPDERTPFIALALADLLAEAGLPDGLFQIVTGEGATVGPALIDEVDYVAFTGGTETGRTVAEQAGRSLIGCSLELGGKNPMVVLDDADPETAARGAVKGAFTNAGQLCLAPERIYVDERRYDEFLDAFVGATRRLELGLEFDYGPDVGSLIDGNHLEAVQEFVDDAVENGASLLSGGRARPDVGPFCYEPTILTDVDPDLRVACEETFGPVVTVHPVSGADEAIERANDTEYGLNASVWTTDHERGRKVAREIDYGTVCVNDPYTVGWAATDAPMGGFGDSGLGRRHGPEGLRRYVDARTVATSRIGPLDAPPGVSPRWFARFMFGLTKIQRRLVRWLP, encoded by the coding sequence ATGGAACAGACGAGCGGATCGCAGATCCTCGGGGCGACGACTCTCGAGAGCAGCCGCCTCGAGCGTCTCGCGGCTCGGATCGAGACGACCGGCGACGGGGCGTCGCTCGAAGTTCGGACGCCCGTCACCGACGAGGCGATCGGATCGGTCCCGTCCTGTACGGCCGACGACGCCGCGGCTGCGGTCGAACGTGCTCGCTCGGCACAGGCTGCCTGGGAACGGGCGCCGATCGACGAGCGGGCGGCGATACTCGAACGGTTCGGCGACCTCGTCCTGAAACGCCGAGAGGAGTTGCTCGATATCGTTCAACTCGAGACGGGCAAGGCCCGCCATCACGCCGTCGAAGAGGTGCTCGACGTCCCGCTGACGTGTTCGTACTACGCGGCGAACGGGTCCTCGATACTCGCAGACGCGGACCGATCCGGTGCAGTACCGCTGGCCTCGGACGCGACAGTCACGTACGATCCCGTCGGCGTCGTCGGCGTGATCTCGCCGTGGAACTACCCGCTAACGCTCGCGATGACCGACGCGATACCTGCCTTGCTCGCCGGCAACGCCGTCGTCTGCAAACCCGACGAGCGTACGCCGTTTATCGCGCTGGCGCTCGCAGATCTGCTGGCGGAGGCCGGTCTCCCGGACGGGCTCTTCCAGATCGTCACCGGCGAAGGGGCGACGGTCGGTCCCGCGCTGATCGACGAGGTCGACTACGTCGCCTTCACCGGCGGCACCGAGACGGGCCGAACGGTCGCCGAGCAGGCCGGTCGGAGCCTTATCGGCTGCTCGCTCGAGCTCGGCGGGAAGAACCCGATGGTCGTCCTCGACGACGCCGACCCCGAGACGGCCGCCCGTGGCGCGGTCAAGGGCGCGTTCACGAACGCGGGACAGCTCTGTCTCGCCCCCGAACGAATCTACGTCGACGAACGACGGTACGACGAGTTCCTCGACGCCTTCGTCGGTGCGACGCGACGACTCGAACTCGGCCTCGAGTTCGACTACGGCCCCGACGTCGGCTCGCTGATCGACGGCAACCACCTCGAGGCCGTCCAGGAGTTCGTCGACGACGCGGTCGAGAACGGCGCGTCGTTGCTCTCGGGTGGCCGTGCTCGGCCCGACGTCGGCCCCTTCTGTTACGAGCCAACGATTCTGACGGACGTCGACCCCGACTTGCGGGTCGCCTGCGAGGAGACGTTCGGTCCCGTCGTCACTGTCCATCCCGTTTCGGGCGCCGACGAGGCGATCGAACGGGCGAACGACACCGAGTACGGGCTAAACGCGAGCGTCTGGACGACCGACCACGAGCGCGGCCGGAAAGTCGCCCGCGAGATCGACTATGGCACTGTCTGCGTCAACGATCCCTACACCGTCGGCTGGGCGGCGACGGACGCGCCGATGGGCGGCTTCGGCGACTCGGGACTCGGCCGTCGGCACGGCCCGGAGGGGCTCCGCCGGTACGTCGACGCTCGGACGGTCGCGACCTCGCGAATCGGCCCGCTGGACGCGCCGCCGGGCGTCTCGCCACGCTGGTTCGCCCGCTTCATGTTCGGACTGACGAAGATCCAGCGGCGCCTCGTGAGGTGGTTGCCGTGA
- a CDS encoding polysaccharide deacetylase family protein produces the protein MKRRTYLTTTTATVTGLALAGCMGDEADEEDPDVEDGDDPGDEEETEEEPEEEEEEVEEESDSDLVGTFDDFEDLEPWIAFQDIGSIEADTDRYYDGSQCARLEPSEEDGQVRVRRSLDEPIDIRGVAPGLAMTSNRRGMVRIQLQDADGDYVEYSQQVMEDMPLTRKNFGLTRIRGDPDLSEIHVLQIIRWFGDDAEGQMWVDDFHFVPKPDTGKVMLQFHGGYESHYTEAMSVLQEYDLPATAFVPTDRLRADIAVQGDRLTYDQVGELASAGWTIGSQSAQGIHLGDVSPNELESNVTDPIDWLEEQGYEDGARFFAYPGSEYTEESYDLVSENYDLAFAGQAECQGYASNPHLCSLVANPEPDEAVTKLDWTAEYGGITSLAFYALEEESSIAALEEAAARIDALVEQGDLEVITPAEMADEYVYED, from the coding sequence ATGAAGCGACGAACGTACCTCACGACGACGACGGCGACGGTCACCGGGCTCGCGCTCGCGGGTTGTATGGGTGACGAAGCCGACGAAGAGGACCCCGACGTAGAAGACGGGGACGACCCCGGCGACGAAGAAGAGACCGAAGAGGAACCCGAAGAAGAAGAGGAAGAAGTGGAGGAGGAATCGGACTCGGACCTCGTCGGCACGTTCGACGACTTCGAGGACCTCGAGCCCTGGATTGCGTTCCAGGACATCGGTTCGATCGAGGCCGACACGGACAGGTACTACGACGGCTCGCAGTGTGCGCGACTCGAGCCGAGCGAGGAGGACGGCCAGGTCAGGGTTCGCCGCTCACTGGACGAACCGATCGACATCCGTGGCGTCGCCCCCGGTCTCGCGATGACCTCCAACCGGCGCGGGATGGTCCGCATCCAGCTCCAGGACGCGGACGGCGACTACGTCGAGTACAGCCAGCAGGTGATGGAAGATATGCCGCTGACGCGCAAGAATTTCGGGCTCACGCGCATCCGCGGTGATCCCGACCTGAGCGAGATCCACGTCCTCCAGATTATCCGCTGGTTCGGCGACGACGCCGAGGGCCAGATGTGGGTCGACGACTTCCACTTCGTCCCCAAACCCGACACCGGAAAGGTCATGCTGCAGTTCCACGGCGGGTACGAATCTCACTACACGGAAGCGATGTCCGTCCTCCAGGAGTACGACCTTCCGGCGACGGCGTTCGTCCCGACCGACCGACTCCGGGCAGACATCGCTGTTCAGGGTGACCGGCTCACCTACGATCAGGTCGGCGAACTCGCCAGCGCCGGCTGGACGATCGGCAGTCAGTCCGCGCAGGGCATCCACCTCGGCGATGTAAGTCCGAACGAACTGGAGTCGAACGTGACGGACCCGATCGACTGGCTCGAGGAACAGGGGTACGAGGACGGTGCCCGGTTCTTCGCCTATCCGGGCTCCGAGTACACCGAGGAGTCGTACGACCTCGTCTCCGAGAACTACGACCTCGCGTTCGCGGGCCAGGCCGAGTGTCAGGGGTACGCCAGTAACCCACACCTCTGTTCGCTCGTGGCGAATCCGGAGCCCGACGAGGCGGTGACCAAGCTCGACTGGACGGCCGAATACGGTGGGATCACCTCGCTCGCGTTCTACGCACTCGAGGAGGAGAGTTCGATCGCGGCACTCGAGGAGGCTGCCGCACGGATCGACGCACTCGTCGAGCAAGGCGACCTCGAGGTGATTACTCCCGCGGAGATGGCAGACGAGTACGTCTACGAGGACTGA